The proteins below are encoded in one region of Stenotrophomonas bentonitica:
- a CDS encoding LacI family DNA-binding transcriptional regulator, whose translation MDKPKKSVRRKTSGVTIDEVAALAGVSPMTVSRAVNQGNVREETRERVMRAVRKLGYTPNVAASSLAAAQHTRIALIYANPSGAYLSELLVGLLRVASNAPVQLTIDYWENMDAEAERKAARNLASRVDGVILPPPLCESAAAVGELVKARIPVVAIASGRQGDGISCVRIDDFHAGKEMAEHLIQHGHTRIGFICGRDDLSASARRYDGFVTALHEAGLEVDPELVQHGNYTYRSGLGAAELLLAHANPPTAIFASNDDMGAAAISVAHRRGLDVPRDLTVVGFDDTSAATTVWPELTTIHQPIAAMADAAIDILLRTIRHRNDEARPLTDHVLPHRLVERDSVARPPKRR comes from the coding sequence TTGGACAAGCCGAAGAAATCGGTCCGCCGCAAAACCAGTGGCGTGACGATCGACGAGGTGGCGGCGCTGGCAGGCGTTTCGCCGATGACCGTGTCGCGGGCCGTGAACCAAGGCAACGTGCGCGAAGAGACCCGCGAACGCGTGATGCGTGCGGTGCGCAAGCTGGGTTACACGCCCAATGTGGCAGCCAGTTCGCTGGCGGCCGCGCAGCACACCCGCATCGCGCTGATCTACGCCAACCCCAGCGGCGCCTACCTGAGCGAACTGCTGGTCGGCCTGCTGCGCGTCGCCTCCAACGCACCGGTGCAGCTGACCATCGACTACTGGGAAAACATGGACGCCGAGGCCGAGCGCAAGGCTGCGCGCAACCTGGCCAGCCGGGTTGACGGCGTGATCCTGCCGCCACCGCTGTGCGAGTCCGCCGCCGCCGTCGGCGAGCTGGTGAAGGCGCGCATTCCGGTGGTGGCGATTGCCTCCGGCCGCCAGGGCGATGGCATCTCCTGCGTGCGCATCGACGACTTCCACGCCGGCAAGGAAATGGCCGAGCATCTGATCCAGCACGGGCATACCCGCATCGGCTTCATCTGCGGGCGCGACGACCTCAGTGCCAGCGCCCGCCGCTACGACGGCTTCGTCACCGCGCTGCACGAAGCCGGGCTGGAGGTCGACCCCGAACTGGTCCAGCACGGCAACTACACTTACCGCTCCGGTCTGGGTGCTGCCGAGCTGCTGCTGGCGCACGCGAACCCGCCCACCGCCATCTTTGCCAGCAACGACGACATGGGTGCGGCCGCCATTTCGGTCGCGCACCGGCGCGGGCTGGATGTGCCCCGCGACCTGACCGTGGTCGGCTTCGATGACACCTCGGCCGCCACCACGGTGTGGCCGGAACTCACCACCATCCACCAGCCGATTGCGGCGATGGCCGACGCGGCCATCGACATCCTGCTGCGCACCATCCGCCACCGCAACGATGAAGCACGTCCGCTGACCGACCATGTGCTGCCGCACCGCCTGGTGGAGCGTGACTCGGTGGCGCGCCCGCCCAAGCGTAGGTAG
- a CDS encoding glycoside hydrolase family 3 protein: MTHLLHSRRSSALMVAVVLALVACKGDDKAADKAPAAATASAETNPWPSVAWPLAEDPALEKRINDLIATMTVEEKVGQLIQGDIASITPDDVRKYRLGSILAGGNSDPGGRYDASPAEWLALADAFYAASMDTSQGGKAIPVLFGIDAVHGQSNIVGATLFPHNIGLGAARNPELVRRIGEITALETRATGMEWAFAPTVAVPQDDRWGRTYEGYSESPDVVASYAGKVVEGLQGKVGSPEFLDGRHVIASVKHFLGDGGTTDGKDQGDTKVSEADLVRIHAAGYPPAIAAGAQTVMASFNSVNGEKMHGNKPYLTDALKGRMNFGGFVVGDWNGHGQVKGCTTTDCPATINAGLDMPMASDSWKGMYETTLAAVKAGTISQERLDDAVRRILRVKMRLGLFEAGKPSARAVGGQFALIGAPDHREVARQAVRESLVLLKNQGGVLPLAPKQKILVAGDGANDVGKQAGGWTLNWQGTGTTRKDFPNADTIFEGIAKQVKAAGGQAELAVDGKYKAKPDVAVVVFGENPYAEFQGDLATLAYKPGDDSDLQLLKKLKADGIPVVAVFLSGRPLWVNREINAADAFVAAWLPGSEGAGIADVLLRTPDGAVQNDFKGKLSFSWPRTAVQYANNVGQKDYDPQFAFGYGLTYADKGNLAALPEVSGVTGNEGAAGVFFAAGDAGAGMALRLENATGQGVTVTKVPEGLDGDLLNVTGVDHLKQEDGRRLAWTGKGEATAALQSHTALDLQRESNGDLMLVTTLRVDAAPKGEAWLAVGCGTGCSARVPLGPTLAKLPVGQWTRVGVPLKCLAGAGAQVGKLDRPWSLVSASAMTVSMSRVALGALNEADVTVACPGA, from the coding sequence ATGACCCACCTTCTTCATTCCCGCCGCAGCAGCGCCCTGATGGTCGCGGTGGTCCTCGCGCTGGTTGCCTGCAAGGGCGACGACAAGGCCGCCGACAAGGCCCCGGCCGCCGCCACCGCCAGCGCCGAAACCAACCCGTGGCCGTCGGTGGCCTGGCCGCTGGCCGAAGACCCCGCCCTGGAAAAGCGCATCAATGACCTGATCGCAACCATGACGGTGGAAGAGAAGGTGGGTCAGCTGATCCAGGGCGACATCGCCAGCATCACCCCGGACGATGTTCGCAAGTACCGGCTGGGCTCGATCCTGGCCGGCGGCAACTCCGACCCCGGGGGTCGCTACGACGCCTCGCCGGCCGAATGGCTGGCCCTGGCCGATGCCTTCTACGCTGCCTCGATGGACACCTCGCAGGGCGGCAAGGCGATCCCGGTGCTGTTCGGCATCGACGCGGTGCACGGGCAGAGCAACATCGTCGGCGCCACCCTGTTCCCGCACAACATCGGACTGGGCGCGGCGCGTAATCCGGAGCTGGTGCGCCGGATCGGCGAGATCACTGCGCTGGAAACCCGCGCCACCGGCATGGAATGGGCGTTCGCGCCGACCGTGGCGGTGCCGCAGGACGACCGTTGGGGCCGCACCTATGAGGGCTACTCCGAATCGCCCGACGTGGTGGCCAGCTATGCCGGAAAGGTGGTGGAAGGGTTGCAGGGCAAGGTGGGCTCGCCGGAGTTCCTCGACGGCCGCCATGTCATCGCATCGGTGAAGCACTTCCTGGGCGACGGCGGCACCACCGACGGCAAGGACCAGGGCGACACCAAGGTCAGCGAGGCCGATCTGGTCCGCATCCACGCGGCCGGCTACCCGCCAGCGATCGCGGCCGGCGCGCAGACGGTGATGGCGTCCTTCAACAGCGTCAACGGCGAGAAGATGCACGGCAACAAGCCGTACCTCACCGATGCCCTGAAAGGCCGCATGAACTTCGGCGGTTTCGTGGTGGGCGACTGGAACGGCCACGGCCAGGTCAAGGGCTGCACCACCACCGACTGCCCGGCCACCATCAATGCCGGGCTGGACATGCCGATGGCCTCGGACAGCTGGAAGGGCATGTACGAAACCACGCTGGCCGCCGTGAAGGCCGGCACCATCAGCCAGGAACGACTGGACGACGCGGTGCGCCGGATCCTGCGGGTGAAGATGCGTCTGGGCCTGTTCGAAGCCGGCAAGCCGTCCGCACGTGCGGTCGGTGGCCAGTTCGCCCTGATCGGCGCACCGGACCATCGCGAGGTTGCACGCCAGGCCGTGCGCGAGTCGCTGGTACTGCTCAAGAACCAGGGTGGCGTGCTGCCGTTGGCGCCGAAGCAGAAGATCCTGGTGGCCGGTGACGGTGCGAATGATGTGGGCAAGCAGGCCGGCGGCTGGACGCTCAACTGGCAGGGCACCGGCACCACGCGCAAGGACTTCCCGAACGCGGACACCATTTTTGAGGGCATCGCGAAGCAGGTGAAGGCCGCGGGTGGGCAGGCCGAGCTGGCGGTCGATGGGAAGTACAAGGCGAAGCCGGATGTCGCCGTGGTGGTGTTCGGCGAGAACCCGTATGCCGAGTTCCAGGGCGACCTGGCCACGCTGGCCTACAAGCCGGGCGACGACTCGGACCTGCAGCTGCTCAAGAAACTCAAAGCCGACGGCATCCCCGTGGTCGCGGTGTTCCTGAGTGGTCGTCCGCTGTGGGTGAATCGCGAGATCAACGCCGCCGATGCCTTCGTCGCCGCCTGGCTGCCGGGTTCGGAAGGCGCAGGCATTGCCGACGTGCTGCTGCGCACGCCCGATGGCGCCGTGCAGAACGACTTCAAGGGCAAGCTCAGCTTCAGCTGGCCGCGCACGGCGGTGCAGTACGCCAACAACGTGGGCCAGAAGGACTACGACCCGCAGTTCGCGTTCGGCTACGGCCTGACCTATGCCGACAAGGGCAACCTTGCGGCGTTGCCCGAAGTCTCCGGCGTGACCGGCAATGAAGGCGCGGCCGGCGTGTTCTTCGCGGCGGGCGATGCCGGCGCCGGCATGGCGCTGCGCCTGGAAAACGCCACGGGGCAGGGCGTGACCGTCACCAAGGTGCCGGAAGGCCTGGACGGCGACCTGCTCAACGTGACCGGCGTGGACCACCTCAAGCAGGAAGACGGCCGCCGCCTGGCCTGGACCGGCAAGGGTGAAGCAACCGCCGCGTTGCAGTCGCACACCGCACTGGACCTGCAGCGCGAGAGCAACGGCGACCTGATGCTGGTCACCACGCTGCGCGTGGATGCGGCGCCCAAGGGCGAGGCGTGGCTGGCGGTGGGCTGTGGTACCGGTTGCTCGGCGCGCGTGCCGCTGGGGCCGACCCTGGCCAAGCTGCCGGTGGGGCAGTGGACCCGCGTGGGCGTGCCGCTGAAGTGCCTGGCCGGTGCCGGCGCGCAGGTGGGAAAGCTGGACCGCCCGTGGTCGCTGGTGAGCGCATCGGCGATGACCGTTTCGATGTCGCGGGTTGCATTGGGCGCGTTGAACGAAGCCGACGTTACTGTCGCCTGCCCGGGAGCATGA
- a CDS encoding tryptophan halogenase family protein translates to MNAANTTTQGRIRKVVIAGGGTAGWLAGCALAHQFRDQLEITLVESEQIGTVGVGESTVPPIRTFHRFLQIDEQEFLREVAGTFKLSISFENWRRPGERFIHPFGTIGQNTWATPFHHFWLDSQRRGMASDLGDFCLESVASRGDQFSLQTQPQVNYAYHFDAGLYAKFLRRKAEANGLRRVEGKIREVRQHAHDGSVQALVLEDGQVLEGDLFIDCTGFRGLLTEQTLHTGYEDWNQWLPSDRAVAVQTESVKPPVPYTRAIAHEAGWRWHIALQHRVGCGLVFSSRHMSDDEAQAKLLRDIEGEPLRDPWLVPFRSGRRLKAWNKNVVALGLASGFIEPLESTSIHLTISSVVRLIQLFPIEGITPTLQALYNDVGQKEMEHVRDFIILHYHATQRDEPMWKAAREMELPESLAVRLRAWRERAHAWQDPGELFRVDSWTSVLMGQGIQPGPAHPLASAISDDDLRTLLQRIRQPIQQAVATMPSQADFIAQYCKASEDVWPRRMATA, encoded by the coding sequence TTGAACGCTGCCAACACCACCACCCAGGGCCGCATCCGCAAGGTCGTCATCGCCGGCGGTGGCACCGCAGGCTGGCTGGCCGGCTGCGCGCTGGCCCACCAGTTCCGTGACCAGCTCGAGATCACCCTGGTGGAGTCCGAGCAGATCGGTACCGTCGGCGTGGGCGAATCGACCGTGCCGCCGATCCGCACCTTCCACCGCTTCCTGCAGATCGACGAGCAGGAGTTCCTGCGCGAAGTGGCCGGCACCTTCAAGCTCTCGATCTCGTTCGAAAACTGGCGTCGCCCCGGCGAGCGCTTCATTCACCCGTTCGGCACCATCGGGCAGAACACCTGGGCCACGCCGTTCCACCATTTCTGGCTGGACAGCCAGCGCCGTGGCATGGCCTCGGACCTGGGTGACTTCTGCCTGGAAAGCGTGGCCTCGCGCGGCGACCAGTTCTCGCTGCAGACCCAGCCGCAGGTGAACTACGCCTACCATTTCGACGCCGGGCTGTACGCGAAATTCCTGCGCCGGAAGGCCGAAGCAAACGGCCTGCGCCGGGTGGAAGGCAAGATCCGTGAAGTGCGCCAGCACGCGCATGACGGCTCGGTGCAGGCGCTGGTGCTGGAAGACGGCCAGGTGCTGGAAGGCGATCTGTTCATCGACTGCACCGGCTTCCGTGGCCTGCTCACCGAACAGACCCTGCACACCGGCTACGAAGACTGGAACCAGTGGCTGCCCAGCGACCGTGCGGTGGCGGTGCAGACCGAATCGGTGAAGCCGCCAGTGCCGTACACCCGCGCCATCGCGCACGAGGCCGGCTGGCGCTGGCATATCGCGCTCCAGCATCGCGTGGGCTGTGGCCTGGTGTTCTCCAGCCGCCACATGTCCGACGACGAAGCGCAGGCCAAGCTGCTGCGCGACATCGAAGGCGAACCGCTGCGCGACCCGTGGCTGGTGCCGTTCCGCAGCGGGCGCCGGCTCAAGGCCTGGAACAAGAACGTGGTGGCGCTGGGCCTGGCCAGTGGCTTCATCGAGCCGCTGGAATCGACCAGCATCCACCTCACCATCAGCTCGGTGGTACGCCTGATCCAGCTGTTCCCGATCGAGGGCATCACTCCGACCCTGCAGGCGCTGTACAACGACGTCGGGCAGAAGGAGATGGAGCACGTGCGCGACTTCATCATCCTGCATTACCACGCCACCCAGCGCGACGAGCCGATGTGGAAGGCCGCTCGCGAAATGGAATTGCCCGAGTCGCTGGCGGTGCGCCTGCGCGCCTGGCGCGAGCGTGCGCATGCGTGGCAGGACCCGGGCGAGTTGTTCCGGGTGGACTCCTGGACCAGCGTGCTGATGGGGCAGGGCATCCAGCCCGGACCGGCGCACCCGCTGGCCAGCGCGATCAGCGACGACGACCTGCGCACCCTGCTGCAGCGCATCCGCCAGCCGATCCAGCAGGCGGTGGCGACGATGCCGTCGCAGGCGGACTTCATTGCGCAGTACTGCAAGGCGTCCGAGGACGTGTGGCCGCGGAGGATGGCGACCGCGTAG
- the xylA gene encoding xylose isomerase encodes MSTQPFIGATEYFPGIGRIPFEGRGSDNPLAFKVYDANKVIGGKSMQEHLRFAVCYWHTFCNAGHDPFGPGTRRFPWESSSPLASAEAKVDAAFEFFTKLGVPYWCFHDIDLAPDADDVGQYEKNLKHMVKLAKERQDATGMKLLWGTANLFSHPRYMNGASTNPDFAVVARAAVQVKAALEATVELGGEHYVFWGGREGYASLVNTQMKREVEHFARFLTMARDYGRSIGLKGNFLIEPKPMEPMKHQYDFDSATVAGFLKEHGLHKDFKLNIEANHATLSGHTFEHDLQVASDHGLLGSIDANRGNAQNGWDTDQFPTDLYDTVGAMLVVLRQGGLEGGLNFDAKVRRESTDMEDLFVAHIGGMDAFARGLEVAHGLLNDSPWEQWRAERYASFDSGAGKDFEHGKLSLADLAALGAKGGEPTQISGKQERYENLINTYLLR; translated from the coding sequence ATGAGCACGCAGCCCTTCATCGGCGCCACCGAGTACTTCCCCGGCATCGGCCGCATCCCCTTCGAAGGGCGCGGCTCGGACAACCCGCTCGCGTTCAAGGTGTACGACGCCAACAAGGTGATCGGCGGCAAGAGCATGCAGGAGCACCTGCGCTTCGCGGTCTGCTACTGGCACACCTTCTGCAACGCCGGGCACGACCCGTTCGGGCCGGGCACCCGCCGTTTCCCGTGGGAATCCAGCTCGCCGCTGGCCAGTGCCGAAGCCAAGGTGGACGCCGCGTTCGAGTTCTTCACCAAGCTGGGCGTGCCGTACTGGTGCTTCCACGACATCGACCTGGCACCGGACGCCGACGATGTGGGCCAGTACGAGAAGAACCTCAAGCACATGGTCAAGCTGGCCAAGGAGCGCCAGGACGCCACCGGCATGAAGCTGCTGTGGGGCACCGCCAACCTGTTCTCGCACCCGCGTTACATGAACGGTGCGTCCACCAACCCGGACTTCGCCGTGGTCGCGCGCGCCGCCGTGCAGGTCAAGGCCGCGCTGGAAGCCACCGTTGAGCTGGGTGGCGAGCACTACGTGTTCTGGGGTGGCCGCGAAGGCTATGCGTCGCTGGTGAACACCCAGATGAAGCGCGAGGTCGAGCACTTCGCACGGTTCCTGACGATGGCGCGCGACTACGGCCGCAGCATCGGCCTGAAGGGCAACTTCCTGATCGAGCCCAAGCCGATGGAGCCGATGAAGCACCAGTACGACTTCGACAGCGCCACCGTGGCCGGCTTCCTGAAGGAGCATGGCCTGCACAAGGACTTCAAGCTCAACATCGAAGCCAACCACGCCACGCTCTCCGGCCACACCTTCGAGCACGACCTGCAGGTCGCCTCGGACCACGGCCTGCTCGGCAGCATCGACGCCAACCGCGGCAACGCGCAGAACGGCTGGGACACCGACCAGTTCCCGACCGACCTGTACGACACCGTCGGCGCGATGCTGGTGGTGCTACGCCAGGGCGGGCTGGAAGGCGGCCTGAACTTCGACGCCAAGGTGCGCCGCGAGTCCACCGACATGGAGGACCTGTTCGTGGCCCATATCGGCGGCATGGACGCGTTCGCGCGCGGGCTGGAAGTCGCCCACGGGCTGCTCAACGACTCGCCGTGGGAGCAGTGGCGCGCCGAACGCTACGCCAGTTTCGACAGCGGCGCCGGAAAGGACTTCGAACATGGCAAGCTCAGTCTGGCGGACCTGGCTGCACTGGGGGCGAAGGGCGGTGAGCCCACGCAGATCAGCGGCAAGCAGGAACGTTACGAAAACCTGATCAACACGTACCTGCTGCGCTGA
- a CDS encoding alpha-glucuronidase family glycosyl hydrolase, producing the protein MSSVVIALLLFVGNAHAEDGYALWLRYVPVEPALAATYRAQLSDIVAPDATPTQRAARAELERGLAGLLGKAPPIHTEPTQQYAVVLGTPASSPLLAPLRSEIESLGADGYLLKRIQRDGHSVLVVAGQHDIGVLYGVFHLLRLLQTGGSLDALDVHESPRAQLRVLDHWDNLDGYVERGYAGRSLWDWQSLPEWKDPRYTDYARANASLGINGTVLNNVNASAWSLAPAYLDKAAALAEVFRPYGIRVYLSARFSAPIELGGLKTADPLDPGVQRWWRDKVNEIYARIPDFGGFLVKANSEGQPGPQDYGRSHADGANLLADALAPHGGVVMWRAFVYAHEVPADRATQAYTEFAGLDGAFRPNVIVQVKNGPIDFQPREPFHPLFGAMPRTPLMMEFQLTKEYLGFATHLVYLGPLFEEVLRSDTHARGKGSTVAKVVDGSLEGHALTGMAGVANIGNDRTWTGSHFDQANWYAFGRLAWNPHQSARDVAADWAAMTFSPDPAVVQPIVQMMMASREAAVNYMTPLGLHHLMARGHHYGPGPWVDGGPRPDWTSVYYHRADRNGIGFDRNASGSNAVAQYAPEVAAHYGDLAKVPEPLLLWFHHVPWDHRMASGRTLWDELVTRYSLGVRQVQEMQSLWASLTNPTEVERGSAPLASPIDPQRNAQITAFLRIQQREAQWWRDASIAYFQSINGLPLPKGEAPPPHPLSYYQSLQFPSAPGDGR; encoded by the coding sequence ATGTCGAGCGTTGTCATCGCGCTGCTGCTTTTTGTGGGCAACGCACATGCGGAAGATGGCTATGCACTGTGGTTGCGTTATGTGCCGGTTGAACCTGCGCTCGCAGCCACGTATCGCGCGCAGTTGAGCGACATCGTCGCACCCGACGCAACGCCGACGCAGCGCGCCGCGCGTGCTGAGCTGGAGCGTGGGCTCGCCGGCCTGCTCGGCAAGGCACCGCCGATACACACCGAGCCGACCCAACAGTACGCCGTGGTACTGGGTACGCCGGCGTCGTCCCCTTTGCTCGCGCCACTGCGCAGCGAAATTGAATCACTGGGTGCGGACGGATACCTGCTGAAGCGCATCCAGCGCGACGGCCACAGTGTGTTGGTGGTGGCAGGGCAGCACGACATCGGCGTGCTGTACGGCGTGTTCCACCTGCTGCGCCTGCTGCAGACCGGCGGGTCGCTGGACGCGCTGGACGTGCACGAATCGCCGCGCGCGCAGCTCCGCGTGCTCGACCATTGGGACAACCTGGACGGCTATGTCGAACGCGGGTACGCGGGTCGCTCGCTGTGGGACTGGCAGAGCCTGCCGGAATGGAAGGATCCGCGTTACACCGACTACGCACGTGCCAATGCCTCGCTGGGCATCAATGGCACCGTGCTGAACAACGTCAATGCCAGCGCCTGGAGCCTGGCGCCGGCGTACCTCGACAAGGCGGCTGCGCTCGCGGAAGTGTTCCGGCCCTATGGCATCCGCGTCTACCTGAGCGCGCGCTTCAGCGCCCCCATCGAGCTGGGCGGGCTGAAGACCGCCGATCCGTTGGATCCCGGCGTGCAGCGCTGGTGGCGCGACAAGGTCAACGAGATCTACGCCCGCATTCCCGACTTCGGCGGGTTCCTTGTCAAAGCCAATTCCGAAGGGCAGCCGGGCCCGCAGGACTATGGCCGTTCGCATGCCGACGGGGCCAACCTGCTCGCCGACGCGCTGGCGCCGCACGGTGGCGTGGTGATGTGGCGCGCCTTCGTCTACGCGCATGAAGTGCCGGCAGACCGCGCCACCCAGGCCTACACCGAGTTCGCCGGCCTGGACGGCGCGTTCCGCCCGAACGTGATCGTGCAGGTCAAGAACGGGCCCATCGATTTCCAGCCACGTGAGCCGTTCCACCCGTTGTTCGGCGCCATGCCGCGCACGCCGCTGATGATGGAGTTCCAGCTCACCAAGGAGTACCTCGGGTTCGCCACCCACCTGGTGTACCTCGGACCGCTGTTCGAGGAAGTGCTGCGCTCTGACACGCATGCACGAGGGAAGGGCTCGACCGTGGCCAAGGTGGTGGACGGTTCCTTGGAAGGGCACGCACTTACCGGCATGGCCGGGGTCGCCAACATCGGCAACGACCGCACCTGGACCGGCTCGCACTTCGACCAGGCCAACTGGTATGCCTTCGGACGGCTGGCCTGGAATCCACACCAGTCCGCCCGCGATGTCGCAGCCGACTGGGCCGCGATGACGTTCTCGCCGGACCCCGCCGTGGTTCAGCCCATCGTGCAGATGATGATGGCCTCGCGCGAGGCGGCCGTGAACTACATGACCCCGCTTGGCCTGCACCACCTGATGGCGCGCGGCCACCACTACGGCCCTGGCCCCTGGGTAGACGGCGGCCCGCGCCCGGACTGGACCTCGGTGTACTACCACCGCGCCGACCGCAACGGCATCGGCTTCGACCGCAACGCAAGCGGCAGCAACGCCGTGGCCCAGTACGCGCCCGAAGTGGCCGCGCACTACGGCGACCTCGCGAAAGTGCCCGAACCGCTGCTTCTGTGGTTCCACCACGTCCCCTGGGACCACCGCATGGCCTCCGGCCGCACCCTGTGGGACGAACTCGTCACCCGTTACTCGCTCGGCGTACGGCAGGTGCAAGAGATGCAGAGTCTGTGGGCGAGCCTGACGAACCCCACCGAGGTAGAGCGGGGCTCTGCCCCGCTGGCCTCACCGATCGACCCACAACGAAACGCCCAGATCACCGCCTTCCTCCGCATCCAACAACGCGAAGCCCAATGGTGGCGCGACGCCAGCATCGCCTACTTCCAATCCATCAACGGCCTGCCACTGCCGAAGGGCGAAGCCCCACCACCGCACCCCTTGTCCTACTACCAGTCCCTGCAGTTCCCCTCAGCACCCGGAGACGGCCGATGA
- the xylB gene encoding xylulokinase — protein sequence MELVAGIDAGTQSLKVLVYDPAARKVVASTSAALELASGADGSREQAPADWVAALNSCFAAIAPAVRARIVALAVSGQQHGFVPLDAAGQVLAPAKLWCDTSTSAECTQIMDAVGGTAQTIAAAGNPILTGYTASKLPWTRTHRPEAYAKLATILLPHDYLNFVLTGERFCEYGDASGTGWLDVRNRTWSPELLRATDPDRDLAACLPPIAAPEALYDIAPAAAKTLGLPATVKVAVGGGDNMMAAIGTGCVTPGRLAMSLGTSGTLFAYSDTPVVDPEGAWAAFCSSTGGWLPLICTMNCTVVTEQVADAFDFNTRHADGHLRTTPPGADGLVMLPFLNGERTPDLPLGKGVLAGLDTTNMTPAHFYRAAMEGATYSLKYGYDAFVRGGMQFDRIVLTGGGSNSAQWRQLVADVFGLPVDVPTQSEGAAFGAALQALWALGHARGDGASIADITERHVALDPQLSARPDPARGHTYATAYTRFLRYLDALTPLQRG from the coding sequence ATGGAACTGGTTGCCGGAATCGATGCAGGCACGCAGAGCCTGAAAGTGCTGGTGTACGACCCTGCCGCGCGCAAGGTGGTGGCCAGCACCAGTGCCGCGCTGGAGCTGGCCAGCGGCGCGGATGGCAGCCGCGAGCAGGCCCCGGCCGATTGGGTGGCCGCGCTCAACAGCTGCTTCGCCGCGATTGCACCGGCGGTGCGTGCGCGCATCGTGGCGCTGGCGGTGTCTGGCCAGCAGCATGGGTTCGTGCCGCTCGACGCGGCAGGGCAGGTACTGGCACCGGCCAAGCTGTGGTGCGACACCAGCACCTCGGCCGAATGCACGCAGATCATGGACGCGGTCGGCGGCACCGCGCAGACCATTGCAGCGGCCGGCAACCCGATCCTTACCGGTTACACCGCTTCCAAGCTGCCGTGGACCAGGACGCACCGGCCCGAGGCCTACGCGAAGCTGGCCACCATCCTGCTGCCGCACGACTACCTCAATTTCGTGCTGACCGGTGAGCGCTTCTGCGAGTACGGCGACGCCTCGGGCACCGGCTGGCTCGACGTGCGCAACCGCACCTGGTCGCCCGAACTGCTGCGCGCGACCGACCCGGACCGCGACCTGGCGGCATGCCTGCCGCCCATCGCCGCACCCGAAGCGCTGTACGACATCGCACCCGCTGCAGCAAAGACGCTGGGCCTGCCGGCAACGGTCAAGGTGGCTGTCGGCGGCGGCGACAACATGATGGCCGCCATCGGCACCGGCTGCGTCACCCCGGGGCGCCTGGCGATGAGCCTCGGCACCTCGGGCACCCTGTTCGCCTATTCGGATACACCGGTAGTCGACCCGGAAGGCGCCTGGGCCGCGTTCTGCTCGTCCACCGGCGGCTGGCTGCCGCTGATCTGCACCATGAACTGCACCGTGGTCACCGAACAGGTGGCCGACGCCTTCGACTTCAACACCCGCCATGCCGACGGCCACCTGCGCACCACGCCGCCCGGTGCCGACGGCCTGGTGATGCTGCCGTTCCTCAACGGCGAGCGCACCCCGGACCTGCCGCTGGGCAAGGGCGTGCTGGCCGGCCTGGACACCACCAACATGACCCCGGCGCACTTCTACCGCGCCGCCATGGAGGGCGCCACCTACAGCCTGAAGTACGGCTACGACGCCTTCGTGCGCGGCGGCATGCAGTTCGACCGCATCGTGCTGACCGGCGGCGGCAGCAACAGCGCGCAGTGGCGGCAGCTGGTAGCCGATGTGTTCGGCCTGCCGGTGGACGTGCCGACCCAATCCGAAGGCGCGGCGTTCGGCGCCGCCCTGCAGGCGCTGTGGGCGCTGGGCCATGCACGCGGCGACGGCGCTTCCATCGCCGACATCACCGAGCGGCACGTGGCGCTCGACCCGCAGCTCTCGGCCCGCCCGGACCCGGCACGCGGCCACACCTATGCCACCGCCTACACCCGCTTCCTACGTTACCTCGACGCCCTCACGCCGCTGCAGCGCGGCTGA